The following are encoded in a window of Maridesulfovibrio ferrireducens genomic DNA:
- a CDS encoding rubredoxin, protein MAEPSEMYQCQVSNCGYIYNPDKGDKKGKIEKGTQFKDLPEDWKCPICGSTKKSFKPLG, encoded by the coding sequence ATGGCTGAACCAAGCGAAATGTACCAATGCCAGGTGAGCAACTGTGGTTATATTTACAACCCTGATAAAGGGGATAAAAAAGGCAAAATCGAAAAAGGGACACAGTTTAAAGATCTCCCTGAAGATTGGAAATGCCCTATTTGCGGATCTACTAAAAAATCTTTTAAGCCCCTTGGTTAA
- the rbr gene encoding rubrerythrin, whose product MAGLKGSRTEKNILTAFAGESQARNRYTYFASQAKKEGFVQISKIFEETANQEKEHAKRLFKLLEGGDVEVTAAFPAGIVGTTAENLMASAAGEKEEWEHMYPSFAKIAEEEGFTSIAAIFKAIAVAEEFHEKRYVALAKNIEDGKVFEKDTCVVWQCQNCGYTREGKEALKQCPACAHPQAHFQLVCENY is encoded by the coding sequence ATGGCTGGATTAAAAGGATCTCGTACCGAAAAGAATATACTGACTGCTTTTGCCGGTGAATCACAGGCCCGCAATCGCTACACATATTTTGCTTCACAGGCCAAAAAAGAAGGTTTCGTTCAGATTTCTAAAATTTTTGAAGAAACGGCTAATCAGGAAAAAGAACACGCTAAACGTCTGTTCAAACTTCTTGAAGGCGGAGATGTAGAAGTAACTGCAGCTTTCCCTGCCGGAATTGTCGGAACAACAGCTGAAAACCTCATGGCTTCTGCCGCCGGTGAAAAAGAAGAATGGGAACACATGTACCCTTCTTTTGCTAAAATTGCAGAAGAAGAAGGGTTCACATCAATTGCCGCCATCTTTAAAGCTATCGCTGTTGCAGAAGAATTTCACGAAAAACGTTACGTAGCCCTTGCTAAAAATATTGAAGACGGTAAGGTTTTTGAAAAAGATACATGCGTGGTATGGCAGTGTCAGAATTGCGGTTACACTCGCGAGGGCAAAGAAGCTCTTAAACAGTGTCCAGCATGTGCCCATCCACAGGCCCACTTTCAGCTTGTTTGTGAAAATTACTAA
- the rd gene encoding rubredoxin — protein sequence MKYLCTICGWVYDPAVGDPDGGIAAGTEFKDIPEDWECPVCGASKDDFEPES from the coding sequence ATGAAATACTTATGCACTATTTGTGGTTGGGTTTACGACCCTGCTGTTGGTGATCCTGATGGCGGAATTGCTGCTGGAACAGAGTTTAAAGATATCCCGGAAGATTGGGAATGTCCTGTCTGCGGAGCATCCAAAGACGATTTCGAGCCTGAGTCTTAA
- a CDS encoding desulfoferrodoxin has product MAQLFEVYKCEACGNITMVMHAGPGNLVCCGADMKLITENTVDAAKEKHVPVIEKIEGGYKVKVGSVAHPMDEKHYIEWIELVSGNDRYLKKLNPGDTPEADFCGCKFGSAPVAARAYCNLHGLWKA; this is encoded by the coding sequence ATGGCCCAATTATTTGAAGTCTACAAATGCGAAGCTTGCGGTAATATCACAATGGTTATGCATGCCGGACCCGGCAACCTCGTTTGCTGCGGAGCTGACATGAAACTCATCACTGAAAACACCGTTGATGCAGCAAAAGAAAAACATGTTCCCGTCATTGAAAAGATTGAAGGCGGATACAAAGTTAAAGTCGGTTCTGTAGCTCATCCAATGGACGAAAAACATTATATTGAATGGATTGAACTTGTTTCAGGAAACGATCGCTACCTGAAAAAACTCAATCCGGGCGATACTCCCGAAGCTGATTTCTGTGGCTGTAAATTTGGTTCCGCTCCTGTTGCCGCCCGCGCATACTGTAACCTGCACGGTCTCTGGAAAGCTTAA